TATCCTGACTCTGTTCAGCTGCCTCACATATAGCTGGTATGGTTTTCCAATTGTTAGCTCTGGGTGGAAGAACTTGACAGTTTTCCTCATCAGCTCAATAGGAGTAATCTTTGAAATATCATTCATCGGCATATACCTATGGTTTGCACCAAGAGAGAAAAAGGTAAGTCGTTTCTAAAGAACTCAATATTGTTCCTTAAGGTAGCTGGATGCTAATCTCTGTCAGGCTTCTCTAGTCATTTCCACTATCATACTTGATATGGTAAGCTCAAATCAGTAGGACATCAGCAGATCTAAACTGTAAAAAGTAGAAGCAAATGGGTTCACCCCCCACCCCCTACCccactcaaaaaaaaactatacaGAACAAAATTCCGCATACTGCCACACAATATGCCAGTATACAGTTCAGCTCAAACTTCAAAGCAAATCAATTCCTTCATGCAGCGCCATGTAAGCAATTATTGAGGCCATGATGCGATTCCTCAATCTTCATGTTCAATTAGCCCTGCTAAAATGGATGTCATGTTGATTATGTGAATGTGTAAATATTATTGAAACATtctctcttaatacaaagatacgcggctctcctgcgtgttcgagaaaagaaaaatattattgaaaCATGGCTACCCAAAGGCAGCAACACAACAAATGTTAAATTAAGGTCTTGCTTTCTCTTAATTTACAAAAATCATATCATATATTCTTCTACAACACACACAATACATAACAAATATCCAAACTTTGTTTTTCCTTTATTCTTTAAACATAAATATATAATGATGCTATTACATTAGTTTTGTCCAGGTAGGCATCGAAGTTTTATGCATGTCAGCAtgaagtttttgaaagtaccaaACTATGCCTAAAAAAGGATTCAGTATTCATGAGCTGACCAAGAATCCTTACAAATTTGCAGAAGCTCGTTATCCTAATTGTATCTCTGTTTCTGGCAATCTTCGGCATGACCATATTAATCTCATGCTTTATAATCCACACCCACCACATACGAAAGGTATTTGTTGGAAGTATTGGTGTATTGTCTGCCATGCTGATGTACAGCTCTCCTCTTGTTGCTGTGGTGAGTACTATTAGTTATAGCACCTCAAGAAACATGGACTGAGATACAAATAATTACAGGCATCATCACAAAATCACGCATATTGATCTAAGATTGACAAAATGTATGAAACTAGAATAAGTTCCATAAGATATGCAACAACTCTATAAATACTTCCCATATACTAAATTACTACATAAAAATGCATTAATATAGACAAGGAAAAAAAACTAGAAGAAAATAGTTTATAATTATGCACTTgatatttttttccattttttgacACATTATCTAATTATTTAACCTTTTTGCAATCCCGCAATTGCAGAAACAAGTTGTAAGGACGAGAAGTGTGGAGTTCATGCCTTTCTACTTGTCATTGTTTTCCTTCTTAACCAGTTTAATCTGGATGGTATATGGACTCCTAGGCAGGGATCCCTATATTACGGTTGGTAACTTCATATGCAATCTCGTCAAATGAGGAAAAAACATAATAAAAGTAGGGCACTCCCCTACTGCTCTGTCAAAATGAACTACCTATGCAATCTGGacttaaaatgaaataaaaacatATTATCATGTGACTTCATTTGGTACAACCGCATTATTGTACTAACCTACCTGTTTTCTCCTGAAGTTGCCAAACTGTGTTGGGTGTGCAACAGGCATCCTTCAGTTGGTTGTCTACTGTATTTACAGCAGAAGCAAGGAAAGACCAAAGATGCAAAACAATATGGGAAATGATATGGAAGTGGCAACCAGTTGTAAAGACACGACAGAACATAAGCCTTGACATGGAACAAGTATACCCTCTTTTCCCCAGAAGCACCATTGCTGCATACCTAACATGAGAGGGAATATTATGGTGCCATTTGGAGTTTTGGATATTCACTTATTTGTTTGTTGTATACAATGTTTTCAAATCGGCTGGTCGGTCCTGGTCGCCTAGGGACCGACCAGgcgattaatcgcgattagtcgacgACCAGGTCGACCTGGTCTAGCCTGGTCGTTCCCTAATCGTCCATATGTCTACATGTTCAGTATATACTATATAgtgtatatataattatatatatacaatatAGTATACAGCAAGCAATTCTGCAGGTTTTGGTGACTTACTTTTGATATTTGCTCTCCAGAACTCCAGCTTCTTGTCCAAAACTCCATATTCTTCTTGCTGAATCCCTGCtgctgaaacaaaaaaaatgaagttGTTAGGAGAAAGTGAGAAACCTTCATGCTGCCCTGGTCGAGAAATGCCCTGGTCgaccgactaatcgcgattagtggACAACTAATCGGACGACCAGGTTTCTGGTCGCTCTGGTCGGGTCGGTGGTGCTGGTCGGACTTGGAGAACCGACCTGGgcgattaatcgcgattaatcAGACGACTTGAAAACATGGGTTGTATATCATGCAGCTAAATTGTCCTAAGACATCATCCAGAGAAGCCACAAAGTCAGAACATCCCATAATCAGTCATAAGCTATTAAGCTGAATGGTGAATGCAAATAAGGTCCACAATAAATCTAGAAGTTGGGTCCAAATAAAAACTGGAGTCCATCCATGCAACTACTCTGAGATACATATTGACAAAGTGGATCGGTTTCAGATCATTTCAAAAGCTAGCAATCATTGGCTGCCATTCGAAGTTGAGACATGTCATAAACTGCAAAGTTAACGATTGACTCCTTACCTCAAGACTTTTCGTGTCTATTAAGCTGAGTTGATCAAAATAATGTAATATCCATGGTCAGATTTCTATCAAAACTCAAGGAAATAGTCTTCATATTAAGTTCATACTGTGCGAGACCTCTTCTTGACAGCAGCTTCAAAATTCCAATGGCATTATCCTTCTAACTGATTGCCTCTCTGGTTACCTTGTACATGATATCTATTGATCAGCAAAATGCAGAAGAGATCAGTTTGGTAGCTTTAACATGCATTTAGTTATCTGCTACTTTCTAAAGTGAATTTTCTCACACCTTTTGGCATTAAATGCCCAAGAGGAAAACAAAAGGCAAGCAAAAAGCTGATTCCACGAAATTGATTTGAGTCAGTGAATGGGAATAAATAAACATATAATAAGATTTAAGTTGAAACTCACACTGACACCATCTGCTCACCAAAATAAAGCATGGACATACCAGGAATCCTCAACTTAGTGGACAGTGTTCAAGTTCATATGAGTGAATGAAGATAATAGATGCAGAGTTTTTACAAGGATAAAGTAAACTAACATTTGTGATGTAATAAGAATCAAGTAACACATACAATTACATATAGCCAACCAAAGAATATTAGATCATGTTTTTCTTCGATCAATGTAATATGAACTCTCAGCGGCACGAGTTCAAAAGGACATAAATAATATTGAAAGAACACCATGAGTTCCAAAGGCTGCAAAGAGAGCAAAACAGAGAGCGACATTTTTGACAGCACAATAATTCCATGATGGAATAAACTATTTGTCTGCTCAATTGTAACAAGGAAATACTTCTCTACGCAGTTACCTAATTGTGTGCATTCATATTTAGCAGTTTACATTGACAAATGAACTCCTGGGTAACAATAACACCATAATCACAGTCAGTCACACTGATATATTCATGATACAAAGATTACCAGCCAAGAAAGAAATATCAGTGAATTTGAAAATGTTAGATGATAATTTCTAGCATGTGATCGTGTAACGTCAAAAGAACATGTAATGGATGAAGACTGAAATCAGTACTAGCATCTTGCACTAAAGGATTACATTAATGTACAAAGCCCAAGATTAAGGTCTCGTCACCATGAGGTGCTATAAGGAAAATATACAAGATGGCTAGCTACAGATCTCACTGAAGGTGTTCTGAACAAACTGTGAAATCGCTTTAACAGCTTCCATTTCAGCATCATGTTGATTTAACCCTCTAGACTCTAGGTATTTTTTGCCAATCTTAAAAGAGTGGTCACCACCATCAATAACATGCAGTTCATTCTCTTGCGAGTGGACTCAAGTCTATCTAAGGGGCACAAACCATCTTTACTTCCCTGTTAACAAAAGTAAAAAGAGAAACACAATTTAGTAATTTACTATGTTTCACTTTACAATATCAGAAAAAAGATCAAGAGAAATTACATTACCTGAACAAACATTGTTGGAACCTTCATCTGTAATAGTGTCTCGTCTCTCACCGCTCCATTCACTCCCTAAGTTGAATAAAGCACAATGAGATGAAAATAAGATTGATTCCTCAAAATTGTAATTTAATGGTGATCAGTACAGGTTTCTGGTTATAGGAGTGAGGGATTG
The nucleotide sequence above comes from Panicum virgatum strain AP13 chromosome 3K, P.virgatum_v5, whole genome shotgun sequence. Encoded proteins:
- the LOC120697098 gene encoding bidirectional sugar transporter SWEET3a-like, producing the protein MVTSIRVILGIIGCAVCMLLYSAPILTFKRVIKEASVGEFSCIPYILTLFSCLTYSWYGFPIVSSGWKNLTVFLISSIGVIFEISFIGIYLWFAPREKKKLVILIVSLFLAIFGMTILISCFIIHTHHIRKVFVGSIGVLSAMLMYSSPLVAVKQVVRTRSVEFMPFYLSLFSFLTSLIWMVYGLLGRDPYITLPNCVGCATGILQLVVYCIYSRSKERPKMQNNMGNDMEVATSCKDTTEHKP